In Portunus trituberculatus isolate SZX2019 chromosome 46, ASM1759143v1, whole genome shotgun sequence, a single window of DNA contains:
- the LOC123520201 gene encoding alpha-protein kinase 1-like: protein MIDRQATHVQNREDLERAHTSSSPGLPQPLGQKYLLENSNCNQHLHCHQQHHHHHHQQQQQAQQQQQQAQQYQQYSQLSQQYILPPPQHQQMSPPQQAPPSLPQEPLQKKLRVFPSQHPSVSRPQPSLQHLPHLSPVVVPMASQQQSQQQQQPREQPQQQLYHYHQQQQQQQQRQQQQQQRQFFPPRHSVVPEMLCNINYYQQQQHSCCHNHHHHQQQQQQQQQQRQQQQQQFNTTNPSTLHCYTQPPPLTNTSSPTQKMETQRALSPAAPRHPSAGYTAALKEERARLQEKLVEMKEKRRCVVCLDNEYGAIFMPCTHLVTCPSCAATLSTCPVCRTPVQYLVAVKID, encoded by the exons ATGATTGACCGCCAAGCAACCCACGTACAGAACCGGGAAGActtag AGAGAGCGCACACTTCGTCCTCTCCCGGTCTACCTCAACCCTTGGGACAGAAGTACCTGCTGGAGAATAGTAACTGCAACCAGCACCTTCACtgccaccagcagcaccaccaccaccaccatcagcagcagcaacaagcacaacagcagcagcaacaagcaCAACAGTACCAGCAGTATAGCCAACTATCACAGCAGTATATCCTCCCACCACCGCAGCACCAACAGATGTCGCCACCACAGCAGGCGCCACCTTCTCTACCACAGGAACCATTACAGAAAAAACTGCGAGTATTTCCATCGCAGCATCCGTCAGTGTCCCGCCCACAGCCATCACTACAGCATCTTCCACACCTGTCACCAGTGGTGGTGCCAATGGCGTCGCAGCAGCaatcacagcagcagcagcagccacgggaacagccacagcagcagctatatcattatcatcagcagcagcaacaacagcaacagcggcagcagcagcagcagcaaagacaGTTCTTTCCACCACGACACTCTGTAGTGCCAGAAATGTTGTGCAACATCaactactaccaacaacaacagcactcctgctgccacaaccaccaccaccaccaacaacaacaacaacagcaacaacaacaaagacaacagcaacaacaacaattcaacACAACAAATCCCTCCACCCTTCATTGCTacacccagccaccaccactcaccaacaCCAGCAGCCCAACCcagaagatggaaacacagcgGGCTCTTTCCCCTGCGGCACCCCGCCATCCCAGCGCAGGATACACGGCGGcgctgaaggaggagagagcacGCCTTCAGGAGAAATtggtggagatgaaggagaagcggAGATGCGTAGTGTGTCTAGACAACGAATATGGTGCGATTTTCATGCCCTGCACACATTTAGTAACCTGCCCGTCCTGCGCCGCCACCCTCTCCACCTGCCCCGTGTGTAGAACGCCCGTGCAATACTTAGTGGCGGTGAAGATCGACTGA